The following proteins are encoded in a genomic region of Paenibacillus sp. FSL R7-0273:
- a CDS encoding aldo/keto reductase, which produces MEKRKYGNTDMEVSVLGFGGSEIGSSDQKTVDRLLGSAVDAGLNLIDTAECYGNSEELIGKALGSRRSDYYLFTKCGHSAGMDYPDWDLVLLEKSIDRSLKRLQTDYVDMIHLHSCREEVLRDGAVIEVLQRAKEAGKTRYIGYSGDRKDALYAVQTGVFDSLEISVNIADQEAIDLTLEEAVKRNMGVTAKRPIANAAWMFESMDESEYPFIYWNRLRELSYGFLADPQKAVGTALRFTLSTPGVHTAIVGTTKPERWQQNAALLSEGALPAAEYEEIRSLWRSIAGADWVGQT; this is translated from the coding sequence ATGGAAAAACGCAAATACGGCAATACGGATATGGAAGTCAGTGTGCTGGGGTTTGGCGGGTCTGAAATCGGCAGCTCGGATCAGAAAACGGTGGACCGCTTGCTGGGAAGCGCAGTAGATGCAGGGCTTAACCTGATCGATACTGCCGAATGCTATGGAAACAGCGAGGAGCTCATCGGGAAGGCGCTCGGCTCACGCCGCAGTGACTATTACCTGTTCACCAAATGCGGGCATTCCGCAGGGATGGATTATCCGGATTGGGATCTGGTCCTGCTGGAAAAGAGTATTGACCGCAGCCTCAAGCGCCTGCAGACCGACTATGTGGATATGATCCATCTGCATAGCTGCCGGGAAGAGGTGCTGCGTGACGGGGCCGTTATAGAGGTGCTGCAGCGTGCGAAGGAAGCCGGCAAAACACGTTACATCGGGTATAGCGGTGACCGGAAGGATGCGTTATATGCGGTGCAGACAGGTGTGTTTGACAGTCTCGAAATCTCGGTCAACATTGCGGATCAGGAAGCCATTGATCTGACATTGGAAGAAGCGGTCAAACGGAACATGGGAGTAACCGCGAAACGTCCAATCGCCAATGCGGCCTGGATGTTCGAAAGCATGGATGAGAGCGAATACCCTTTTATCTACTGGAACCGGCTGCGCGAGCTGTCCTACGGATTTTTAGCTGATCCGCAAAAGGCAGTCGGCACCGCTCTACGCTTTACACTCAGCACACCTGGTGTGCATACGGCTATCGTCGGCACGACCAAGCCTGAACGCTGGCAGCAGAACGCCGCCCTGTTGAGTGAGGGGGCTTTGCCTGCAGCGGAGTACGAAGAGATCCGCAGCCTCTGGCGGAGCATTGCCGGAGCTGATTGGGTGGGCCAGACCTAA
- a CDS encoding ABC transporter substrate-binding protein — translation MDNHISHYLRIAAGLGSPGRLLEPLPASIDALAEVLCCTPRNVKFILRRLEEEQLILWQPGRGRGHYSAITFLRSVEDVLEEQLQGLLDKGKVKQGIDLIGLQEVQGPLKERLLAVLNKQMGYHSEAETTTGLDILRITSNRHVLELDSSSVYTAFEAFLLGQIYSTLVTYEASSGSFLPALAHMWEVNEASTSYIFYLRKGVRFHHGRVMTSRDVKYTLQRLKDLDSPAIWHFRDVAGIELLGDHRIRFDLSRPNRFFLHALSSIYMSVLPYDLEFNPLTPSGTGPYRVSRLSGEVLELAAFDDYYGIRPLLDRVEIWSLPDQWASVRQYQLPEAGENRPSSTLCTNNSIDYPALGCRYLLTNLRKKGLQHNRHFRQAMSLLYHPLALMKELGGNRITPAASFLPWLSRQTDWSEPGMDQIKELLKLGGYNGEDIILAHTNKKDERDEAEWLQRRGALAGVTFKVLNYKDFQLDEITGRADFVFSEEVLEDDWQWGMINYFVNRSNHLHGLLPDSQLAEIEQKLSSFTELEDDSRGRLLQQTESLLRDNAWVLYGCHLNKRAQHNQSLFGLHTGSFGFLDISRLWIKSSFPEEHIRPG, via the coding sequence ATGGACAATCATATCTCGCATTACCTGAGGATAGCAGCGGGCTTAGGCAGTCCCGGCAGGCTGCTGGAGCCGCTTCCCGCTAGCATTGATGCGCTGGCTGAGGTGCTGTGCTGCACTCCGCGCAACGTTAAATTTATCCTGCGCCGGCTTGAAGAGGAGCAGCTGATTCTCTGGCAGCCTGGCAGAGGCAGGGGGCATTACTCGGCCATAACTTTTCTGCGCAGCGTGGAGGATGTGCTGGAAGAGCAGCTGCAGGGGCTGCTGGACAAAGGCAAGGTCAAGCAGGGAATCGACCTGATCGGCCTTCAGGAAGTGCAGGGTCCGCTGAAGGAACGGCTGCTGGCTGTCCTGAATAAGCAAATGGGCTATCATAGTGAAGCAGAGACCACCACGGGGCTGGATATTTTGCGGATTACCAGCAACCGGCATGTGCTGGAGCTGGATTCCTCCTCTGTATATACCGCTTTTGAGGCTTTTTTGCTTGGCCAGATTTACAGTACGCTTGTGACCTATGAGGCGTCCAGCGGCAGCTTTTTGCCGGCGCTTGCCCATATGTGGGAAGTTAATGAAGCCTCCACGAGCTATATTTTTTATCTGCGCAAGGGCGTCCGCTTCCATCACGGCCGGGTCATGACCTCCAGAGATGTGAAATACACGCTGCAGCGGCTAAAGGACCTGGACAGTCCTGCAATATGGCATTTCCGCGACGTTGCCGGGATCGAGCTGCTTGGCGACCACCGGATCCGTTTTGACCTGTCACGCCCGAACCGTTTTTTTCTGCATGCGTTAAGCTCAATCTATATGTCGGTCCTTCCGTATGATCTGGAATTCAATCCGCTTACTCCGTCAGGGACAGGACCTTACCGGGTCAGCAGGCTGAGCGGTGAAGTGCTCGAGCTTGCCGCCTTCGACGATTATTACGGAATCCGTCCGCTGCTGGACCGCGTGGAAATCTGGTCTTTGCCGGACCAATGGGCCAGTGTACGCCAATATCAGCTCCCGGAAGCAGGGGAGAACCGCCCTTCATCAACGCTGTGTACCAACAACAGTATCGATTATCCCGCCCTGGGCTGCAGGTATCTGCTGACCAACCTCCGCAAAAAGGGGCTGCAGCATAACCGGCATTTCCGCCAAGCGATGAGCCTCCTGTATCATCCGCTTGCCTTGATGAAGGAGCTCGGCGGGAACCGGATCACCCCGGCGGCGAGTTTTCTGCCCTGGCTGAGCCGTCAGACAGACTGGAGCGAGCCTGGTATGGACCAGATAAAGGAGCTGCTTAAGTTAGGCGGGTATAACGGTGAAGACATTATTCTGGCACATACGAATAAAAAGGATGAGCGGGACGAAGCAGAATGGCTGCAGCGGCGCGGAGCTTTGGCCGGGGTAACCTTCAAGGTGCTGAACTATAAGGATTTTCAGCTGGACGAAATCACCGGCCGGGCCGATTTTGTATTTTCTGAAGAGGTGCTTGAGGATGACTGGCAGTGGGGCATGATTAATTACTTCGTCAACCGGTCCAATCATCTGCACGGGCTCCTGCCGGACAGCCAGCTGGCCGAAATTGAACAGAAGCTTAGCTCCTTCACAGAGCTGGAGGATGACAGCAGAGGCCGCCTGCTGCAGCAGACGGAGAGCCTGTTGCGGGATAATGCCTGGGTGCTTTACGGCTGCCATCTGAACAAAAGAGCCCAGCATAACCAGAGCCTGTTCGGCCTGCATACCGGCTCCTTCGGCTTTCTTGATATTTCAAGGCTGTGGATCAAATCAAGCTTTCCGGAGGAACATATCCGTCCTGGTTAA
- a CDS encoding MDR family MFS transporter: MKQRLQHIHPLAWTIIIGTMFGRLVTSMSIPFLSIYLTQVLGASPTQTGFTVAVSSLAGVMISFYGGYISDVIGRKIVMLVSVFGWACVFFGFAAAQHLWVFFLVNTLNGICRAVFEPTSRAMLSDITPPEHKLLVFNLRYAAVNLGVVFGPIIGLQLGSAESTFPFVIAGIVYIAYGLVLFMQFRIHHSTLPERPAGDAPKLRAALAVTGRDRVFLPVLLGTIFCVLGYGHFSSTLAQYLAMNPHFTDGGKVFSYMLSLNAVTVLVVQYPIVRTASRFSPIVPLILGNICVALSMLLFGAAGGIGLMMTGVILFTIGEVLLFTMMDMLIDRIAKPEWKGTYFGTIGFNGLGGVMAPILGGLLLDQFGASSGPAVFVPLALTTALGLPFLIAAHKRLKARELAEAKSSF; this comes from the coding sequence ATGAAACAGCGTCTGCAGCATATTCATCCCTTAGCCTGGACCATTATTATCGGCACTATGTTCGGCCGGCTGGTTACCTCGATGAGCATCCCGTTCCTGTCGATCTACTTAACCCAGGTACTCGGTGCATCGCCGACTCAAACCGGCTTTACGGTAGCCGTCAGCTCGCTCGCCGGCGTGATGATCAGCTTCTACGGCGGTTATATTTCCGACGTAATCGGACGCAAAATTGTCATGCTCGTCTCCGTCTTCGGCTGGGCTTGCGTCTTCTTCGGCTTTGCCGCCGCCCAGCATTTATGGGTGTTCTTCCTCGTCAATACCTTAAATGGCATCTGCCGTGCGGTATTCGAGCCAACCTCCCGGGCCATGCTATCGGATATTACCCCGCCTGAGCATAAGCTGCTGGTATTCAACCTCAGGTATGCGGCGGTCAACCTTGGTGTCGTGTTCGGGCCTATTATCGGCCTTCAGCTTGGCTCTGCTGAATCCACCTTTCCGTTTGTGATCGCGGGGATTGTCTATATCGCTTACGGGCTGGTATTGTTCATGCAATTCAGGATTCACCATTCAACCCTGCCTGAACGTCCGGCTGGGGATGCGCCTAAGCTCCGTGCCGCACTTGCCGTAACCGGACGGGACCGTGTCTTCCTGCCTGTGCTGCTTGGTACTATTTTCTGTGTGCTTGGCTACGGGCATTTTAGCTCTACCCTGGCGCAATACCTGGCGATGAATCCGCATTTCACTGACGGCGGAAAGGTCTTCTCTTATATGCTGTCGCTGAATGCTGTCACGGTGCTGGTTGTACAGTATCCGATTGTCCGTACGGCAAGCCGTTTTTCGCCGATTGTCCCGCTGATTCTTGGTAACATCTGTGTCGCCCTCAGTATGCTGCTGTTCGGCGCCGCAGGGGGAATCGGGCTGATGATGACCGGCGTCATTCTGTTCACCATCGGTGAGGTGCTGCTGTTCACCATGATGGATATGCTGATTGACCGGATTGCCAAGCCGGAATGGAAAGGCACCTATTTCGGAACAATCGGCTTCAACGGGCTCGGCGGTGTCATGGCACCCATACTTGGCGGCCTGCTGCTGGATCAGTTCGGCGCCTCAAGCGGTCCCGCTGTGTTCGTGCCGCTGGCATTGACTACGGCTCTCGGTCTGCCATTCCTGATTGCTGCCCACAAAAGGCTTAAAGCCAGGGAACTGGCGGAGGCAAAAAGCAGCTTTTAA
- a CDS encoding zinc ribbon domain-containing protein — protein MRSIKPGRGPSGMNAVGSVAVGVFGIFWTIMAVQMGAPIFFAAFGIIFVGLAIGQAIYHFKNATGKNRMSLLDITEHNEEPDPLDRFYQKPPSSAPHSRGNNANDNENENELSYCPYCGSKVTNAAYQFCPRCGKALES, from the coding sequence GTGAGAAGTATTAAGCCTGGCCGCGGGCCTTCAGGTATGAATGCTGTAGGAAGCGTTGCCGTGGGAGTATTCGGAATCTTTTGGACGATTATGGCTGTACAGATGGGTGCACCGATATTTTTTGCAGCGTTTGGCATCATTTTTGTCGGGTTGGCTATCGGGCAGGCCATTTATCACTTTAAGAACGCAACGGGCAAGAACCGGATGTCGCTGCTGGACATCACAGAGCATAATGAAGAGCCGGATCCCTTGGACCGTTTTTATCAAAAACCCCCAAGCTCCGCTCCTCACAGCCGCGGGAATAACGCTAATGATAACGAGAATGAGAATGAATTAAGCTATTGCCCCTATTGCGGCAGTAAGGTGACTAATGCGGCTTACCAGTTTTGCCCGCGATGCGGGAAGGCCTTGGAATCATAA
- a CDS encoding helix-turn-helix transcriptional regulator, which translates to MRLHRLIAILLLIESRGKMKASELADALETSVRSIYRDIDVLAEAGLPMVTSTGPNGGISLMEGYTVNLQQLNGDEVIRLYLTGMGFHAGQQGESGLQLKNALLKLEKTLPAAYQADIHKAKNVFYFDNTPWWNEHPPIPCLEKLRAALWRSHKIRAEYSKVNGERSSRILQPYGLIVKQGEWYLVGYCESAEELRTFKCERITKAELLEEEYAIPADFSLEAFWCGREKQFKQSRRFEENYPVTLRLKRPYPELIKQLEVLNIAADQGQHSITVNMYCFEQACGKVMALPMDIEVLEPPVLREYIKERSLLLHKMYT; encoded by the coding sequence GTGCGTCTACACCGCTTAATAGCAATTCTGCTGCTGATTGAGTCCCGTGGGAAAATGAAGGCCAGTGAGCTGGCAGATGCACTCGAAACCTCAGTCCGTTCCATTTACCGGGATATCGATGTGCTGGCGGAAGCCGGACTTCCGATGGTGACATCTACCGGACCTAACGGGGGGATCTCCCTGATGGAGGGCTATACTGTGAATCTGCAACAGTTGAACGGTGATGAGGTGATCCGTCTTTATTTAACGGGTATGGGGTTTCATGCAGGACAGCAGGGGGAATCGGGACTACAGCTCAAGAACGCCCTGCTCAAACTGGAAAAGACTCTGCCGGCAGCCTATCAGGCGGATATACACAAGGCCAAAAATGTTTTTTATTTTGACAATACACCGTGGTGGAACGAACATCCCCCAATTCCCTGTCTGGAAAAGCTTAGGGCGGCCCTATGGCGTTCTCACAAAATCAGAGCCGAATACAGCAAGGTAAATGGAGAGCGTTCCAGCCGTATTTTGCAGCCTTATGGGCTCATTGTGAAGCAAGGAGAATGGTACCTTGTCGGCTATTGTGAATCGGCAGAGGAGCTGCGAACCTTTAAGTGTGAACGGATTACAAAGGCAGAGCTGCTGGAAGAGGAATATGCGATTCCCGCAGATTTTTCATTGGAGGCATTCTGGTGCGGCAGGGAGAAGCAATTTAAGCAAAGCCGCAGATTCGAGGAAAATTATCCGGTGACACTCCGCTTGAAAAGGCCTTATCCGGAGCTGATCAAGCAGCTGGAGGTTCTAAATATCGCTGCTGATCAGGGGCAGCATAGCATAACTGTTAATATGTACTGCTTTGAACAGGCCTGCGGTAAAGTAATGGCATTGCCTATGGATATAGAGGTTCTGGAGCCTCCGGTGCTTAGGGAATATATTAAGGAGAGGAGCCTGCTGTTGCATAAAATGTATACTTAA
- a CDS encoding Gfo/Idh/MocA family protein, giving the protein MNIGILGTGFGAYHAGILKKFENVSRVVVFGRNEEKLLKLKKELDIEISTSIDEVIGDPGLDIIDICLPSDLHKRYTLQALQAGKHIFCETPVCLTVEDALAMKQAEARSDKKVLVNQFIKFDPAYRYLYEALQQEKYGRLLKVDLLRETPPLWGDLGLDKITVNLMIHELDFITWILKDADLTGVWGTAGPQAGQALVQAAFNTPLVNAQVVAASLMPPAYPFSVGFKAYFEQAKLEFHEQDDMQGGIDTALYEYSTSGRQDIVLDKVNPYEESLRYALQCFEDGRESELSLDHALSALNTALELKKRLTNVLH; this is encoded by the coding sequence ATGAATATTGGCATACTGGGCACCGGATTCGGGGCTTACCACGCCGGCATACTAAAGAAATTTGAGAATGTTAGCCGTGTAGTTGTCTTCGGACGAAATGAGGAAAAGCTGCTGAAGCTCAAGAAGGAATTAGACATAGAAATTTCCACCTCCATTGATGAGGTCATCGGCGATCCCGGACTTGATATCATCGATATCTGCCTGCCTTCGGACTTACATAAGCGTTATACCCTGCAGGCATTACAGGCCGGAAAGCATATTTTCTGTGAAACCCCGGTCTGCCTCACTGTGGAGGATGCCTTGGCTATGAAGCAGGCAGAAGCCCGGTCGGATAAAAAAGTGCTGGTCAACCAGTTCATTAAGTTTGATCCTGCTTACCGGTACCTGTATGAGGCGTTGCAGCAGGAGAAATACGGAAGGCTGCTCAAGGTGGACCTGCTCCGGGAAACCCCGCCCCTATGGGGCGATCTGGGGCTTGATAAGATTACCGTTAACTTGATGATACATGAGCTGGATTTCATCACATGGATATTGAAGGACGCAGATTTAACGGGTGTGTGGGGTACAGCAGGCCCTCAGGCCGGCCAGGCACTGGTCCAGGCAGCTTTTAACACACCACTGGTCAATGCGCAGGTAGTCGCAGCTTCTTTAATGCCGCCGGCATATCCCTTTTCGGTCGGATTTAAAGCCTACTTCGAGCAGGCCAAGCTGGAATTTCATGAACAAGATGATATGCAGGGCGGGATTGATACAGCTCTCTATGAATACAGCACTTCCGGCAGACAGGATATTGTACTGGATAAGGTCAACCCTTATGAGGAAAGTCTGCGATATGCTCTGCAATGCTTCGAGGACGGCAGAGAATCTGAACTCTCGCTGGATCATGCATTGTCTGCCCTTAATACCGCGCTTGAGCTGAAGAAACGGCTGACGAATGTGCTCCATTAG
- a CDS encoding AbrB family transcriptional regulator, which yields MKSATDITGPLKLAITLTTAFAGGGIFMLLGLPVPWLLGPMIATLIGSNLGKRYYSWPGPLRNTGMIIVGYTIGLSLTAPALKEMAGELPSMLLMTGLLLLFCAGIAVIVSKISGMNYKTILLGSIPGGLTQMIVLAEESDDVNLTVVTVIQVVRLMMIIIGVPLLIFSPLFGHGSGVGAAAPAGVEVTAGWPDLFPNILIYGIACILCAVAGQKVRFPTAYLLGPALITAILQISGLAGPALPALLLNAAQLMIGVFVGLLLDPRKLNKKLLTLSLAIGSGIVLIGGAYLLSLIFAYIDAVSLSTAMLSLAPGGMDQMSLIAHEVGADLPTVAGYQLFRTFFIFFAVPPLFKLIFRRKKKQAAATG from the coding sequence ATGAAATCAGCAACAGATATAACAGGCCCGCTTAAACTGGCAATAACACTGACGACTGCATTTGCAGGCGGAGGGATCTTTATGCTCCTCGGCCTTCCGGTTCCATGGCTGCTCGGACCGATGATTGCAACGCTGATCGGTTCCAACCTGGGAAAACGATATTATAGCTGGCCGGGCCCGCTAAGGAACACCGGCATGATTATCGTCGGTTATACGATTGGACTGTCGCTGACGGCACCGGCCTTGAAGGAAATGGCGGGGGAGCTGCCGTCTATGCTGCTGATGACGGGGCTGCTGCTGCTTTTTTGTGCGGGTATTGCTGTCATCGTCTCCAAAATATCTGGGATGAACTACAAAACCATTCTGCTCGGCAGCATACCAGGCGGCCTGACACAGATGATCGTGCTGGCGGAAGAATCAGATGACGTTAATCTGACTGTTGTTACCGTTATTCAGGTGGTCCGGCTGATGATGATTATTATCGGGGTGCCGCTGCTGATCTTTAGCCCGCTGTTTGGACACGGCTCAGGTGTGGGGGCGGCTGCACCTGCTGGAGTAGAAGTGACGGCTGGATGGCCGGATTTATTTCCGAATATCCTGATCTATGGCATTGCCTGTATATTGTGTGCAGTTGCCGGTCAAAAGGTCAGATTCCCGACAGCCTATCTGCTCGGGCCGGCGCTAATCACCGCCATTCTGCAGATCAGCGGACTGGCCGGACCCGCCTTGCCGGCCTTGCTGCTGAATGCAGCCCAGCTGATGATCGGTGTTTTTGTTGGCCTGCTGCTGGACCCGCGCAAGCTGAACAAAAAGCTGCTTACCTTGTCACTGGCTATCGGCAGCGGTATTGTACTGATTGGCGGTGCTTACCTGCTGAGCCTTATTTTTGCCTATATTGATGCTGTCTCTCTATCTACGGCAATGCTAAGCCTGGCGCCGGGCGGTATGGACCAGATGAGCCTGATCGCACATGAGGTGGGGGCGGATTTGCCGACGGTAGCCGGTTATCAGCTGTTCCGGACTTTTTTTATCTTTTTTGCCGTCCCGCCGTTGTTCAAGCTTATTTTTCGGAGGAAGAAGAAGCAGGCAGCTGCAACTGGTTAA
- a CDS encoding GNAT family N-acetyltransferase — protein sequence MELGIELVPKEQKQIISRLMQFYLYDFTRYLDIQVDREGNFPAYPGLEAYWSSGNNKFAYLFTADGNIAGFALVDRLLRDPEGQFYMTEFFVMQKYRRSGVGTWAAHRLFDMFPGDWKVSQIRANTPARNFWHRVIGEYMSGDFKERFNPRQGNPSQYFNTLNAARVKK from the coding sequence ATGGAGCTTGGAATCGAGCTGGTTCCCAAGGAGCAGAAGCAGATTATCAGCAGGCTGATGCAGTTTTATCTTTATGATTTTACCCGCTATCTGGATATTCAGGTGGACCGTGAGGGCAATTTCCCGGCATATCCCGGTCTTGAAGCTTACTGGAGCAGCGGCAACAATAAATTTGCTTATCTTTTTACTGCGGACGGGAATATCGCCGGCTTTGCACTAGTGGACCGTCTGCTGCGGGACCCGGAAGGGCAGTTTTATATGACGGAATTTTTTGTTATGCAGAAGTACCGCCGCAGCGGAGTAGGGACCTGGGCAGCCCACAGGCTGTTTGATATGTTCCCGGGAGACTGGAAGGTCTCGCAGATCCGCGCCAATACACCGGCCCGCAATTTCTGGCACAGGGTAATCGGCGAATACATGAGCGGGGATTTCAAGGAGCGCTTTAACCCGCGGCAGGGTAATCCAAGCCAATATTTCAATACATTAAATGCCGCCCGAGTAAAAAAGTAA
- the xerS gene encoding tyrosine recombinase XerS, whose product MSIQKNSDRKHLDQRVVHMPWFVQQFIDFKRPDLSPSTLLEYIRDYESFFGWLRAEGLSAADSNSGITLLELETLHMDSIVGYRLYLTTRAESANSRVTVSRKLSALRSLFHYLSQIAEDENFYPLLKRNIMAKVEIKRIHKPKDTAAKLKGKILEEEELLEFVGYIYEGYGRDVEANKQAYYSFQQNRERDACIASLILNSGLRVSEVVNLNIDDLDVNNKLLYVYRKGNNDETFKTPVYFREQAKDDLAQYLSLRQVRYKTPKREKALFIALPNGSQEGKRMTKRAIQEMIIKYAKRFGKPYLTVHKLRHSFATDYYLQNDIYKTKEQLGHASTETTEVYAHLTDKTMSEAIERRQDG is encoded by the coding sequence ATGAGCATTCAAAAAAACAGCGACCGCAAGCATCTGGATCAGCGTGTAGTCCACATGCCCTGGTTTGTACAGCAGTTCATTGATTTTAAACGTCCGGATCTCTCCCCCTCTACCCTGCTGGAATATATCCGGGATTATGAATCCTTTTTCGGCTGGCTGAGGGCTGAAGGGCTGTCCGCTGCGGACAGCAATTCCGGCATTACACTGCTTGAACTCGAAACCCTGCATATGGACAGCATTGTCGGCTACCGCCTGTACCTGACCACCCGCGCTGAGAGTGCCAACTCCCGGGTTACAGTCTCCCGCAAGCTGTCTGCTCTGCGCTCCCTGTTCCATTATTTGAGCCAGATTGCCGAGGACGAGAACTTTTATCCGCTGCTCAAGCGCAACATTATGGCCAAAGTAGAAATTAAGCGCATCCATAAACCCAAAGACACCGCCGCCAAGCTTAAAGGTAAAATCCTCGAAGAGGAGGAGCTGCTGGAGTTCGTCGGCTATATTTATGAAGGATACGGACGGGATGTCGAGGCCAACAAGCAGGCCTACTATTCCTTCCAGCAGAACCGGGAACGGGATGCCTGTATCGCCAGTCTGATCCTGAACTCCGGGCTGCGGGTATCCGAGGTTGTTAACCTGAATATCGATGATCTGGACGTGAACAACAAGCTGCTCTATGTATACCGCAAAGGTAATAACGATGAAACCTTCAAGACGCCGGTCTATTTCCGCGAGCAGGCCAAGGACGACCTGGCCCAGTATCTGAGCCTCCGTCAGGTCCGTTACAAAACACCGAAGCGTGAAAAAGCGCTTTTTATCGCTCTTCCCAACGGCAGCCAGGAAGGCAAACGCATGACCAAGCGGGCGATTCAGGAGATGATTATCAAGTACGCCAAGCGTTTCGGCAAGCCCTACCTTACTGTTCATAAGCTGCGCCATTCCTTCGCTACCGACTATTATCTGCAGAATGATATCTACAAGACTAAAGAGCAGCTTGGACATGCCTCAACAGAAACGACTGAGGTCTATGCCCACCTGACAGACAAAACGATGTCTGAAGCGATCGAGCGCCGTCAGGATGGCTGA
- a CDS encoding pentapeptide repeat-containing protein → MFEKEETSIRSAGDKLLSLRTDCEQCFGLCCAALPFALSSDFAMDKAAGQPCHNLKEDFRCGIHTKLRESGMRGCTVYDCFGAGQKVSLTTYGRADWRKAPSTAGQMFEVFPVMRQLHELLWYIAEALGWPAAEPVHVSLAAAWDRTEQLTLLDPESLLSLDIPVLRQEVNELLIKASELTREAARRELKPAPKRQKTYGRGADLIGARLKGADLRGVSLRGAWLIAADLSGADLRAADLIGADFRDANICGADLTGSLFLTQFQVNAAKGDAATQLPGSLTRPDHWAGMKAH, encoded by the coding sequence TTGTTTGAAAAAGAAGAAACATCAATCCGTTCTGCCGGTGATAAGCTGCTCAGCCTTCGCACAGACTGTGAGCAGTGCTTCGGATTATGCTGTGCTGCTCTTCCGTTCGCCCTGTCCTCTGATTTTGCTATGGATAAAGCGGCCGGTCAGCCCTGCCACAACCTGAAGGAGGATTTTCGCTGCGGAATTCACACCAAGCTGAGAGAGTCCGGCATGCGCGGCTGCACCGTATATGACTGCTTCGGTGCAGGACAAAAGGTATCACTGACTACCTATGGCAGAGCTGACTGGCGCAAGGCACCTTCCACTGCCGGCCAGATGTTCGAGGTCTTCCCGGTAATGCGCCAGCTTCACGAATTGCTGTGGTACATAGCTGAGGCGCTTGGCTGGCCGGCCGCAGAGCCCGTACATGTCTCACTGGCTGCTGCTTGGGACCGGACAGAGCAGCTTACACTGCTTGACCCGGAGTCACTGCTGTCGCTTGATATCCCTGTACTCCGGCAGGAGGTTAACGAGCTGCTGATAAAGGCAAGCGAGCTTACAAGAGAGGCCGCCCGGAGGGAGCTAAAGCCGGCGCCTAAGCGCCAGAAAACCTACGGGCGCGGTGCTGACCTGATCGGAGCCCGGCTCAAAGGAGCCGATCTGCGCGGGGTCAGCCTGCGCGGGGCCTGGCTCATCGCTGCGGACCTTAGCGGAGCAGACCTCAGGGCAGCGGATCTGATCGGAGCCGATTTCCGCGATGCCAATATCTGCGGCGCCGATCTAACCGGCAGCCTGTTCCTGACCCAGTTTCAGGTAAATGCCGCCAAGGGAGATGCAGCTACGCAGCTTCCCGGATCTTTAACCCGGCCTGATCATTGGGCTGGCATGAAGGCACATTAG
- a CDS encoding cupin domain-containing protein → MTISKHNAEHYVWGEACDGWHLVQDEKLSIIHERMPADTAEVRHYHEKSRQFFFILSGTATLEVDGVEYTLYPQEGKEVPPLIAHQMLNKSDSDVEFLVTSQPPSKGDRIIVEQAD, encoded by the coding sequence ATGACAATCAGCAAGCATAATGCAGAGCACTATGTATGGGGAGAGGCGTGTGACGGATGGCATTTAGTACAGGATGAAAAGCTTAGTATCATCCACGAGCGGATGCCGGCGGACACAGCGGAAGTTAGGCATTATCATGAGAAGTCACGGCAGTTTTTCTTTATACTGTCCGGTACGGCTACACTGGAAGTGGATGGGGTCGAATATACTTTATATCCCCAGGAGGGAAAAGAGGTCCCGCCGCTAATTGCTCATCAAATGTTAAATAAATCCGATAGTGATGTCGAGTTTCTGGTTACTTCCCAGCCGCCCAGTAAGGGCGACCGTATAATAGTTGAGCAGGCCGATTAA